The segment TCCGGTGTTCGGTGAAGTACCGGTTGATGCAGATGACCATTGCACGTTCAAACTCGTTTGCCATTGTTCGTTTGTTCATGTTTCGTCTCAGAGATGATGAACTTTTATAGGCGGCGGTACGAATGATTGATGAGAGTATGCAGGACGGACGGGTACGGAGAAATATCAGGGTGGGGTTGGCGGTTGCAATTGTCCTCAAAAAGGATCAGCCGACCGGTGCTCTTACCTGGGGGCGCGTCGCAGAGATTCTGACGAACTCGTCCACCCATCCGCACGGGATTAAAGTGCGGCTCACCGACGGATCGGTCGGACGGGTACAGCAGATCTACGACGAATAAAAAAAGAAAAAATATCTGTTTTCACC is part of the Methanocorpusculum vombati genome and harbors:
- a CDS encoding YwbE family protein gives rise to the protein MIDESMQDGRVRRNIRVGLAVAIVLKKDQPTGALTWGRVAEILTNSSTHPHGIKVRLTDGSVGRVQQIYDE